In Xyrauchen texanus isolate HMW12.3.18 chromosome 13, RBS_HiC_50CHRs, whole genome shotgun sequence, a single genomic region encodes these proteins:
- the LOC127653522 gene encoding uncharacterized protein LOC127653522, with translation METCPQRSETQNNCSSVAWIENNSQLTEGRETEKSEEHKAEKEETAKDPQELEKQDIKPISEKERTESPDRDFLHHPHSASTSLSADGAIEPKMEDFNRSIENDFNGEQGKDWPPEPELEEDYKNKHYKRKEGQDIEIQDKVKENTETSQDVQQDTEGENAFIMTQMGEGTDSPNLPVTSEKQMHFTEHELETQEDSDSVVLLSENSKEQNIDYKPVDFATTKKQWVRRDSCNDEPPNLVEWSKISSKSLMKHNPSQSTQSQSIFMSDTVQQGEFDMNNPRALNENEAVQQVCGAALPLDTVAGEPANPEQGSPACSSTEVKEPLIMTEGGRDIEREERECGETGEERKQTVCVTETSETKGERQGEIKDQGQERDNKGQRKTDSKPNTNPHLGEGRVNRMDFDDSQSDSGLSTDFSPSSTTDVSECPVNVSAPEPVESPSNETPIEREIRLAMKREQSLRRSRGMDNTTDRTNEFVEIPTRRPIFSQDLLLKPNQSQGKDRQFAGKKMQQEISAEAEREKVLVELGRLPGFYDKGKEVQLQEKRQLFEAFQEPKESVPFLSRRSNSINVESSSGILEADPPLEIRQSQNSPTPPAMTPQGAPNSNQPASRGPGLTEGIKGQIIIIESSNSIPTTVGVSNGSIRSSYNTAPWTDGGSLKVMHSAGPVRASPRQQLNVENENDEDSITVKENPFFKLRSSMSLRPEVEKDIKEAKERERELQRQRNRHYGGAPMDVDAESIPGMDLVAKGEKMERKASESGVTQSSSKEMPSPTPQHSNLTPAGRQSDQFSTTMSVQQSTGKLDLTWPPPQACEEQRQQSEKTLKIPRQRNPLLERWESGMVNGHMNNNK, from the exons ATGGAAACTTGCCCTCAGAGATCTGAAACCCAGAATAATTGCAGCAGTGTGGCTTGGATTGAAAATAATTCCCAGTTAACTGAAGGCAGGGAAACAGAAAAAAGCGAAGAGCATAAGGCAGAAAAGGAAGAAACAGCCAAAGATCCTCAAGAGCTGGAAAAGCAGGACATAAAGCCTATTAGTGAAAAAGAAAGAACAGAATCACCAGACCGAGACTTCCTTCACCATCCTCACAGTGCCTCCACTTCCTTATCAGCAGATGGAGCCATTGAGCCAAAAATGGAGGACTTCAACCGTTCAATTGAAAATGACTTCAATGGTGAACAGGGTAAAGATTGGCCACCAGAGCCTGAACTGGAAgaagattacaaaaataaacattacaaaagaAAAGAAGGTCAGGACATTGAGATTCAGGACAAGGTAAAAGAAAACACTGAAACTAGTCAAGATGTACAACAAGATACTGAGGGTGAAAACGCTTTTATTATGACACAGATGGGTGAAGGCACAGACTCACCAAATCTGCCAGTAACCAGTGAAAAACAGATGCATTTCACTGAGCATGAGCTAGAGACACAGGAGGACTCAGACTCAGTTGTTCTTCTATCAGAGAATAGCAAAGAGCAAAACATAGACTATAAACCTGTAGATTTTGCCACCACCAAAAAGCAGTGGGTGAGACGGGACAGTTGTAATGATGAACCACCAAACCTGGTGGAGTGGTCAAAGATCTCTTCAAAAAGTCTTATGAAGCACAACCCTTCACAAAGCACCCAAAGTCAATCCATATTCATGTCTGATACTGTCCAGCAGGGGGAGTTTGATATGAACAACCCAAGAGCTTTGAATGAAAATGAGGCGGTGCAACAGGTGTGTGGTGCTGCTTTGCCCCTAGATACAGTTGCAGGTGAGCCAGCCAATCCAGAGCAAGGTAGCCCTGCCTGTAGCTCTACTGAAGTAAAAGAGCCATTAATAATGACAGAGGGGGGTAGGGACATTGAAAGGGAGGAGAGAGAGTGTGGCGAAACAGGTGAAGAGCGAAAGCAAACTGTGTGTGTCACAGAAACCAGTGAGACAAAAGGAGAGAGGCAGGGAGAGATTAAAGATCAGGGACAAGAACGGGACAACAAAGGACAGAGAAAAACAGACTCCAAGCCAAACACAAATCCTCATTTGGGAGAAGGTAGAGTCAACAGAATGGATTTTGATGACAGCCAGAGTGATAGTGGTCTATCAACAGATTTCTCTCCCAGCAGCACGACAGATGTCTCTGAGTGTCCTGTTAACGTCAGTGCTCCTGAACCCGTTGAATCTCCTTCAAACGAAACTCCCATAGAGAGGGAGATCCGTTTGGCCATGAAGAGAGAACAGAGTCTACGGCGTTCACGAGGAATGGACAATACAACAGACAGGACTAACGAGTTTGTGGAAATTCCAACGAGGAGACCCATTTTCTCTCAGGATCTTTTGCTAAAACCCAACCAAAGCCAGGGCAAGGACAGACAGTTTGCTGGAAAGAAGATGCAGCAGGAAATAAGTGCAGAGGCAGAGAGGGAGAAGGTTCTGGTTGAGCTTGGTCGTCTTCCTGGTTTTTATGACAAGGGCAAAGAGGTACAGCTTCAAGAGAAAAGGCAACTCTTTGAAGCCTTTCAAGAGCCAAAGGAATCAGTGCCATTCCTTAGTAGAAGATCAAACTCCATCAATGTAGAGAGTTCTTCTGGAATACTAGAAGCTGATCCTCCTTTGGAGATCAGACAATCCCAGAATTCTCCAACCCCACCAGCAATGACTCCACAGGGGGCTCCTAATAGCAACCAACCTGCTTCTCGAGGACCTGGTCTAACTGAGGGAATCAAGGGCCAGATAATAATCATAGAGTCCTCTAACTCGATTCCCACAACAGTTGGAGTCTCAAACGGATCTATAAGAAGCTCTTATAACACAGCCCCATGGACAGATGGAGGGTCCTTGAAAGTCATGCATTCTGCTGGGCCTGTCAGAGCTAGCCCAAGACAACAATTAaatgttgaaaatgaaaatgatgaaGACTCAATCACGGTGAAGGAGAACCCTTTCTTCAAGCTCCGGTCCTCCATGTCTCTGCGGCCAGAGGTGGAGAAGGACATTAAGGAGGCGaaggagagggaaagagagcTACAAAGACAGAGAAATAGGCATTATGGAGGTGCACCCATGGACGTGGATGCAGAAAGCATACCAGGGATGGATTTAGTGGCAAAAGGAGAGAAAATGGAAAGGAAAGCAAGTGAGAGTGGGGTAACACAATCATCTAGCAAGGAGATGCCTAGCCCCACACCTCAGCACTCAAACCTAACTCCAGCAGGCCGCCAATCAGATCAGTTCTCCACCACCATGTCAG TGCAACAGTCCACCGGAAAACTGGACCTGACATGGCCTCCACCCCAAGCTTGTGAAGAACAAAGACAACAGTCAGAG AAAACCCTAAAGATCCCAAGGCAGCGAAACCCATTACTAGAGCGTTGGGAGTCAGGGATGGTGAACGGCCACATGAACAACAACAAGTGA